In Lolium rigidum isolate FL_2022 chromosome 3, APGP_CSIRO_Lrig_0.1, whole genome shotgun sequence, the genomic window TTTCGCAACAATTTCTGGCGGGCAGGTCGTCGCGTGGAAACGAGAAGGGAACTCAATCGATCCTAAGTTATAGGGAGCGTCGGAGGAGGAGGGTAGCCTAGGTAGAGAGAGTGTCGCACCGAGATGCCTGTCGATCCAGATAAGAGTTTTTCAGAGAAAACGAGAAGGGAACTCAATCGATCTATCGACGTGCGGTGCTAGTGACAAGCAACCCAGGAGAATTCCATCAGAGACGAAGATTGAACAGAAATTAACCGGCCAGAGCAGGCAGACGCGCGCGAGCTGCCCGACGGCAGAGACAATCATCACTTTATAATAATAGGAGCATGCAACCAGGTCAAAATAGGAGCATACATACATGCCACACGCGAGTATGCACGCACTCACTCACTCAGCTAGGCTATCGAGTACAGGAGAGGCTGATCGAGCTGCCTAGCAGGTTGGGACGGCGAGGTGGCAGGACTCGAGGGTCTTGCGGGCGTTGGGGCTCTTGATGTAGCTGCCGTAGGCGGGGTCACTGGCGTACTGGCAGAAACACCCCTGCTGCGCCGTCAGGTTCGCGCAGCACTCCGGCGTCGGCGGCGCCCCGCTCATGATAGCCGACACGCACACCGCCAGCTGCGACGCGTCGCACGCCGCGCGCGCCCCGCCCGGCGCCGCGGCGAGCAGCACCAGCGCCAGCATCAGAGCCACCACGGCCGCGCTCGGGttcttcttcatcgccatggCCGTCGCTGGGCTAGTCTTCACTCTCGCTCTCACGCTGTCAGGTGTTGTCTGGTGTGTGTGATGGAGATGTGTGCTGCGCCGGTGGTGTGGAGGAGTGGCTCGGAACTCCTGGGGTATTTATAACCGGCCGTGCTCCCAGCTCACCCTCCTCCATGGGACGACACGTACTACATGCGACCGCCGCAGCTGGTGGGTGATTAATGCAGGAGCCATAGCCGGTGGAGTGTACGAGGTTAGAGTTGAACACATTAACGCTGAGTATTTTTCATCTCAACTTGCAGAGTTACTCCAGCATTAATGCAGAGTACTAAGTTGCACTAACTCGTCGATGGCCATTATTATCAGTATCACGGCCAGCAGAGCTCGGACCGATCGAGCACGCGGTTGGTGGCCATTGAAATCTGGTAGCTAGAGGTCAAGTTGGGTAGGTCGCTAGTTTTGGTTGCCCGCAGGCTCGCTGGACGGTAGCCAAAAGAAGACGACGGTATTCAAGCGAATGATCCAAACGCGCTCGTCTCTTGCATCACAACCGTGTGATGTTTTCTGTCCGTTGTTTCTGGCGACTTGAAGTTGATGGGCGGGCAAGCTCGGAGCACGGCATTGTCACCGTCTCTGAAGATGGACCACGGAATGGGCCTACCCAGAATGAGCCTATTAAGGTTGTACAAGTTTGCTTAAGGAGGGGCATTGGCTCCGCATTGATTTGGCTTGGACGCAATTTGATTGTAATTAGAACCGACGTGAGGGAGGTTTGAAGGAACAACACAACGTCTCACCAATTACTTGCCATTTCTAGATGCAATTCAAATTCACACTCCTGAATTCACAATCTCAATCCACCAATGTGAGCTAAATCGTAGATGAGCTCACAATTTGGTATCAGAACTGCCGTGACCTGGATGtgccgcaccaccaccaccataccTGGTTTAAGCAGTAGCGAGAAGCAGTGGAGGGGATGTCGAGCGAGCACAAGTTTCTCTTCAATATGCTAAAGAGAAACATCTCGGACGCCCTCGGCCACAAGCTCAAGGAACACTAGGAAGGCCAGGTTGCATCGGTGGGGGAGGAGTTGATCCAGAGCCTCTTGCATAAGCTTGAGAGCTTGCGTGAAGATCTCGGAGTGGACATTGCCGCTTCTGCTAGAACACGCGCGAGAAGGGCGACTAGACCTGTCCGTGAAGATCTTGGCACCACCAACTCCGCGCTCAAGTACTTCGTCGTCAGGCATCGTGTACACCGCAGAGAAGGATGTTCGGGAGAAACCTACGTAGGTGTATGTTCCGCCCCCCAATTCAAGGTACACGTGATGCCAAAcctagaagaaaaaaagaaaatcccAGTATGAGCCACTTCCTCCCAAGTTCATCGTCTTAGACCGGGGCCTGTTTTTACTAGCTGGCTATGGCATCAGTTGGCTATGTGTACTAGCATAGAATTGCAGATGAATTTAGCGTATAATCCCAAGACTAAGGGAAAGACTGAACGTCTTAACCAACAAATTGAGTGTTACCTTCATTGCTTTACTAGTGCTCTTCCTAAAAAGTGGTTTCGCTGGTTCTCTTTGTGTGAATTTTGGTATAACACCAATTAGCATTCCTCTCGATAAACCCTTCGAAGTGATCTATGGTCATTCTCCCGGATACTTTGGTGTTTCTGCTGATTATGCACTCCCGTCACCTGATATCGACGATTGGTTGGCCCATCACACCCTTGTGAGTGAGCTTGTTCGACAACCTTTGCTACGGGCCCAACGACGTCAAAAAGCTTATGTAGATAAGAACCGCATTGAGCGCATATTTGTTGTTGGTGGGAGAGTTTTCCTGAAGCCGCGGTCGTATGTGTAGTCTTCTGTTGTCCCCCGTGAGCATCGCACGCTGGCTTTCCGGTACCAGGGTCCATATGTGGTTGAGAAGCGAATAGGTGCAGTGGCATATTGTCTCCTCCTTTCAGCTACTAGCGAGATTCACCCGATTTTCCAAGTTTTCCAGCTCTTGCATGTTGATGATCCTACATTGCAGGTGCCAATTGAAGTACTCAGCACAATGTGAAGCATATCGAGAACAGAAACATCGTGCAAGGCCTGATTCAGTGGAGCAGCTATGATGTTTGTACTACGACCTGGGACGGCCACGATTCCCGGAAACGAGACCATCGTGGATGCCCGGAACTGAGATGTTCTTGACGTAGAACCATCCAGCATTCCAGTACCAGACGGACTCGTGGGAATCAAGAGTCGGAAAGATCCTCTTAGTGCGGAGCACGAAAGTCATGTTGCCGCAATTCACCATAGCCTTGTCCTTGGTCTCCTTCTTGACTCTATAGAAAAACTGCCAGAGGCGGACGTCCGGCCGGACTTCGAGGTAGCCTTCGCAGAGGGTTGCGAagtaggagaggaggaggaaggaatTCAGACATATATTATGTGGTTGGAGACCATATGTGCTAAGCACCGACAGAAAGAATTCGGAAGGAGGAAGAGAAAGACCTCGCTCCACCCAAGCTTTGGTGAAGACTCGTGCGTCAGGCTCTAGGGTCGGAGTGATGTAGTCTTTGTTGAAACTCCAGGTATTCAGAGCTATGAGTCCTTCCTTTTCGAAGGCTCTAAGTTCCAAATCAGTAACTTCGCGGTGCCACCATTGACCCTTCTCCCCTTCACGGTTCTGGGCCTTCGATCCCTTCTTCTGTTCCGCCTCCAGAAATTTAGTAGCCATCCTAGCTTGCCCTTCTAGTTCCGCTTGGATTTCTTCAAGGGTTGGGATCCGACCATGAATATTGTTGGAAGAGGCGGAGTAAGGTTGAGCTAGCCTA contains:
- the LOC124694752 gene encoding non-specific lipid-transfer protein 2P-like — encoded protein: MAMKKNPSAAVVALMLALVLLAAAPGGARAACDASQLAVCVSAIMSGAPPTPECCANLTAQQGCFCQYASDPAYGSYIKSPNARKTLESCHLAVPTC